One window from the genome of Chiloscyllium plagiosum isolate BGI_BamShark_2017 chromosome 31, ASM401019v2, whole genome shotgun sequence encodes:
- the ankle1 gene encoding ankyrin repeat and LEM domain-containing protein 1 isoform X4: protein MSRELLARHLHWAIEEEDTVSLERWLKESANPNLVLPEGVAAVHLAAGKDTEGGIRCLKLLLQHGANPNVRSTEGLTPLHVAASWGCVKSLKLLLRSGADPTLQDQDRLRAQDLAEEQGNVKCCQILQEYYRDSLPENTEEEPPTYQYVSYRRLSSGFHFFADPVVFGITERHKVDALPGRNDELHPVRRPQRSATLSWSALSVSDPSAIREKPRSYLTEINPRSSRLGDDTSIWSESLRPQSLSGTVKPQGRGHCRGIAEDKGKDHVIATVEVTLDDCMLSNTHVGTDGKFEKLASHEHSSGTDSSEYHTSVGQELTLQDDEGFFPMSAPQPPPALSHGLDTSIDDESFLPPSTSQLCPVGSNRLKSSTNLLPEGEYFLTEPLCAQHKEKQVFKDGNVSINTEWLSELDCTCTLQERPESSQSLSSTVLDLAKHTEFCDSEFLINPSRRKGIDITSPDHIYLFEHRHSTTQNELDKTTAVPLEDTFSHTMGTVGDECPPSANCAQHEGGDSKASISISSRGSSLYCSCESGSECFPSAFGTCERTRSTERVQADTESCLMRETQAGPNQEESVSGCTGDVTAVGIQIVHSRDLQTVPFKDSQFIGRMCKDSRLRRNGECDSWVPPSVGRQCSDCGKGHLDNVTNTSNRDILQSSQAEPVNTSSSNNEEQTTVAQSSLKQSVNLHNENRLDVSLAMSANIQNHKWKQMELLMAEVPADHRGDEEFPGLLTPSTKKSSSSIVSADEPNLGTSHSGSASIDSSMGNKTETSLTEGYSSVGDEKEDGDTALEKLLKGIKFGNETGLSLQFDGNGLSPFVTPRTKSRLANSASRSYNSSLFEQTIVTPRRIRRVRRQQAVCARSPLDTLSHGSAVSQGTEDEDGTCSFAHTWDGEEADFDTVPFVRCNDHEKGTVQPLAPWCSEPGNADFDTVPFPNPNCEKGTDRIPSPMDDAISNKQSTQIKRVMNGGNRNQAAPCPLNLECGGISQDGCVCPPSGQQVVTQPYGRADDVSQGRSSNSPQDNDSSSELRILKQEHRVNGAAELSRAFPRPSSLCPLADDPEDEGSDCSLDGKVCESTRLEDMGLQQGTLGQRCSFSKWPAAQRLSKIPNHDGEWQSPSGDLELQLSPGGRPVNSYEGETVEYLYTDTKEGHTFIERRYPCTDMSAENLSTSGSEDTVIYDWRAYKSGATLCPEEKENEQPTLSPSLLLLSNSQIRRLLKDYGEDPGPVTDFTRKVYLYSLNKIRKEPLPRKPEQSASYSPELCQSLEMFIFPDCSQDELALVQQFEQPDQNRKWREGLLKSSFNYLLLDPR from the exons GACAGACTGAGGGCCCAGGATCTTGCTGAGGAGCaaggaaatgtgaaatgttgtCAGATTCTCCAGGAGTATTACCGTGACAGTCTGCCGGAGAATACAGAGGAAGAGCCTCCCACATACCAATATG TCTCCTATCGAAGACTCAGCAGCGGATTTCATTTCTTCGCTGACCCTGTTGTGTTCGGCATCACCGAAAGACACAAAGTGGACGCACTTCCTGGAAGAAATGACGAATTACATCCAGTCCGCAGACCCCAGCGATCCGCAACACTCAGCTGGTCTGCGCTCAGTGTCAGTGACCCCAGTGCAATCCGTGAAAAACCACGCAGCTACCTGACGGAAATAAACCCAAGGAGCAGTCGTTTAGGGGATGACACATCAATCTGGTCTGAGTCACTGAGGCCCCAGTCTCTATCAGGAACAGTGAAGCCTCAGGGACGAGGGCATTGTAGGGGTATAGCTGAGGACAAGGGTAAAGATCACGTCATTGCAACTGTGGAAGTAACCCTTGATGACTGTATGTTGTCAAATACCCATGTGGGGACAGATGGAAAGTTTGAAAAGCTGGCTTCACATGAACACAGTTCTGGAACTGACTCCTCTGAGTACCACACATCAGTTGGCCAAGAGTTAACCCTTCAGGATGATGAGGGCTTTTTCCCTATGTCTGCTCCCCAGCCACCTCCAGCTCTGAGCCACGGGCTGGACACCTCCATTGATGATGAGAGCTTTTTGCCTCCGTCCACCTCTCAACTGTGTCCAGTTGGGAGCAACAGATTGAAAAGCTCAACCAATCTTCTCCCAGAAGGCGAGTACTTCCTAACTGAACCTCTCTGTGCCCAACACAAAGAGAAGCAAGTCTTTAAAGATGGTAATGTTTCCATTAACACAGAATGGCTTTCTGAACTGGATTGTACGTGCACTTTACAGGAAAGACCCGAGTCCAGCCAATCACTGTCAAGCACCGTGCTTGATCTCGCCAAACACACAgaattttgtgattctgagttCTTAATAAATCCATCTAGACGCAAAGGCATTGACATAACCTCaccagatcacatctacctctttGAACACAGACATTCGACCACTCAAAACGAACTGGATAAAACCACTGCCGTTCCCTTGGAAGATACTTTCAGCCACACCATGGGGACTGTCGGTGATGAGTGTCCTCCCAGTGCCAACTGTGCCCAACATGAAGGAGGTGATTCAAAAGCTTCAATCTCCATTTCCAGCAGGGGAAGCAGCCTCTACTGTAGCTGTGAAAGTGGGTCTGAGTGTTTCCCCAGTGCATTTGGAACCTGTGAACGGACACGTAGCACAGAGCGAGTTCAGGCAGATACAGAATCTTGTTTGATGCGGGAAACTCAGGCAGGTCCAAACcaggaagagtctgtttcaggatGTACAGGTGACGTTACAGCAGTTGGCATCCAGATAGTACACTCCAGAGATTTACAGACTGTTCCTTTTAAAGACTCCCAGTTcattggaagaatgtgcaaggaCAGTCGTTTGCGAAGGAATGGCGAGTGTGACTCTTGGGTCCCTCCAAGTGTTGGAAGGCAGTGTAGTGACTGTGGTAAAGGTCATCTCGACAACGTCACCAACACAAGCAACAGAGACATCCTGCAGAGTTCCCAGGCAGAGCCTGTAAATACAAGCAGCAGCAATAATGAGGAACAGACAACTGTAGCCCAGAGCAGCCTGAAACAGTCAGTGAATCTCCATAATGAAAATAGACTGGATGTATCATTAGCCATGAGTGCAAACATCCAAAATCACAAGTGGAAGCAAATGGAGTTGCTTATGGCAGAGGTTCCTGCTGACCACAGGGGAGATGAGGAGTTTCCAGGTTTATTGACGCCATCCACCAAGAAATCCTCCTCTTCCATTGTCTCAGCTGATGAACCCAACCTGGGAACATCGCATAGTGGTTCTGCTTCCATTGACAGTAGCATGGGAAACAAAACTGAAACGAGTTTAACTGAAGGATATTCGTCAGTTGGGGATGAGAAAGAAGATGGTGACACAGCGTTGGAAAAATTACTGAAGGGCATCAAGTTTGGAAACGAGACTGGGCTGTCTCTGCAATTCGACGGCAACGGATTGTCACCTTTTGTGACTCCACGCACCAAGAGTCGATTGGCCAACTCCGCATCCAGGAGCTATAATTCCTCACTTTTTGAGCAAACCATCGTCACACCCAGGAGAATTCGCCGAGTTCGCAGGCAGCAAGCAGTATGTGCCAGAAGTCCATTGGACACACTCAGCCACGGCTCTGCTGTTTCCCAGGGCACAGAGGATGAAGATGGAACTTGCTCCTTTGCTCACACTTGGGATGGCGAAGAAGCAGACTTTGACACGGTTCCTTTCGTTCGATGTAACGATCATGAGAAAGGGACCGTCCAACCATTGGCCCCTTGGTGCTCAGAACCAGGAAATGCAGATTTTGACACTGTGCCATTCCCAAATCCTAACTGTGAGAAAGGAACCGACCGCATTCCATCCCCAATGGATGATGCAATCAGCAACAAACAGTCTACCCAGATAAAAAGAGTAATGAATGGCGGTAACAGAAACCAAGCAGCACCATGTCCCCTAAACCTTGAGTGTGGAGGGATCAGCCAAGATGGTTGTGTGTGTCCACCCAGTGGGCAACAAGTGGTCACTCAGCCCTACGGAAGAGCCGATGACGTCAGCCAAGGGAGGTCCAGTAACTCTCCTCAAGATAATGATTCGTCAAGTGAGCTGAGAATATTGAAACAGGAGCACAGAGTGAATGGTGCTGCAGAGTTGTCCCGTGCTTTCCCGCGCCCTTCCTCGCTGTGTCCGTTAGCTGATGACCCTGAGGATGAAGGCAGTGACTGTTCCTTAGATGGCAAGGTGTGTGAAAGCACAAGGCTGGAGGACATGGGTTTGCAGCAGGGAACCCTGGGCCAAAGGTGCAGCTTCTCCAAGTGGCCTGCCGCACAGCGTCTTTCAAAAATACCAAACCACGACGGGGAATGGCAAAGCCCCTCTGGCGACCTGGAGCTGCAGCTGTCTCCCGGTGGCCGTCCGGTTAACAGTTATGAGGGTGAAACGGTGgaatatctgtacactgacacCAAGGAGGGCCACACGTTCATAGAACGCCGTTACCCTTGCACAGACATGAGCGCTGAGAACCTGAGCACCTCAGGCTCTGAGGACACCGTCATCTACGACTGGAGGGCCTACAAGAGCGGTGCTACGCTGTGTCCTGAGGAGAAAGAAAACGAGCAGCCAACATTGTCTCCCAGCCTCCTACTCCTGTCCAACAGTCAGATCCGAAGGCTGCTCAAAGACTATGGGGAAGACCCTGGCCCTGTGACAGACTTCACCAGGAAGGTTTATCTGTATTCTCTGAACAAGATCAGAAAGGAGCCCTTGCCCAGGAAGCCAGAACAGTCTGCAA GTTACAGTCCAGAGCTATGTCAGAGTTTGGAAATGTTTATCTTCCCGGATTGCAGTCAGGATGAACTAGCTCTCGTGCAGCAATTTGAGCAGCCAGACCAGAACCGGAAATGGAGGGAGGGCCTCCTCAAATCCAGCTTCAATTACTTGCTCCTTGATCCCAG GTGA
- the ankle1 gene encoding ankyrin repeat and LEM domain-containing protein 1 isoform X3: MFKTTTSARGKSQCQDRLRAQDLAEEQGNVKCCQILQEYYRDSLPENTEEEPPTYQYVSYRRLSSGFHFFADPVVFGITERHKVDALPGRNDELHPVRRPQRSATLSWSALSVSDPSAIREKPRSYLTEINPRSSRLGDDTSIWSESLRPQSLSGTVKPQGRGHCRGIAEDKGKDHVIATVEVTLDDCMLSNTHVGTDGKFEKLASHEHSSGTDSSEYHTSVGQELTLQDDEGFFPMSAPQPPPALSHGLDTSIDDESFLPPSTSQLCPVGSNRLKSSTNLLPEGEYFLTEPLCAQHKEKQVFKDGNVSINTEWLSELDCTCTLQERPESSQSLSSTVLDLAKHTEFCDSEFLINPSRRKGIDITSPDHIYLFEHRHSTTQNELDKTTAVPLEDTFSHTMGTVGDECPPSANCAQHEGGDSKASISISSRGSSLYCSCESGSECFPSAFGTCERTRSTERVQADTESCLMRETQAGPNQEESVSGCTGDVTAVGIQIVHSRDLQTVPFKDSQFIGRMCKDSRLRRNGECDSWVPPSVGRQCSDCGKGHLDNVTNTSNRDILQSSQAEPVNTSSSNNEEQTTVAQSSLKQSVNLHNENRLDVSLAMSANIQNHKWKQMELLMAEVPADHRGDEEFPGLLTPSTKKSSSSIVSADEPNLGTSHSGSASIDSSMGNKTETSLTEGYSSVGDEKEDGDTALEKLLKGIKFGNETGLSLQFDGNGLSPFVTPRTKSRLANSASRSYNSSLFEQTIVTPRRIRRVRRQQAVCARSPLDTLSHGSAVSQGTEDEDGTCSFAHTWDGEEADFDTVPFVRCNDHEKGTVQPLAPWCSEPGNADFDTVPFPNPNCEKGTDRIPSPMDDAISNKQSTQIKRVMNGGNRNQAAPCPLNLECGGISQDGCVCPPSGQQVVTQPYGRADDVSQGRSSNSPQDNDSSSELRILKQEHRVNGAAELSRAFPRPSSLCPLADDPEDEGSDCSLDGKVCESTRLEDMGLQQGTLGQRCSFSKWPAAQRLSKIPNHDGEWQSPSGDLELQLSPGGRPVNSYEGETVEYLYTDTKEGHTFIERRYPCTDMSAENLSTSGSEDTVIYDWRAYKSGATLCPEEKENEQPTLSPSLLLLSNSQIRRLLKDYGEDPGPVTDFTRKVYLYSLNKIRKEPLPRKPEQSASYSPELCQSLEMFIFPDCSQDELALVQQFEQPDQNRKWREGLLKSSFNYLLLDPRVTKNLPVRCHTLSSLECFRTFVSSIFYVGKGKRSRPYCHLYEALTHFKNNSNQVSAKLKQILDIWENGLGVISLHCFQNVIPVEAYTREACMVDAMGLQMLTNKKRGDYYGVAATWTARRRRLLGVHMLRRALQIFLAEGERQLRPADIRIGQ, translated from the exons GACAGACTGAGGGCCCAGGATCTTGCTGAGGAGCaaggaaatgtgaaatgttgtCAGATTCTCCAGGAGTATTACCGTGACAGTCTGCCGGAGAATACAGAGGAAGAGCCTCCCACATACCAATATG TCTCCTATCGAAGACTCAGCAGCGGATTTCATTTCTTCGCTGACCCTGTTGTGTTCGGCATCACCGAAAGACACAAAGTGGACGCACTTCCTGGAAGAAATGACGAATTACATCCAGTCCGCAGACCCCAGCGATCCGCAACACTCAGCTGGTCTGCGCTCAGTGTCAGTGACCCCAGTGCAATCCGTGAAAAACCACGCAGCTACCTGACGGAAATAAACCCAAGGAGCAGTCGTTTAGGGGATGACACATCAATCTGGTCTGAGTCACTGAGGCCCCAGTCTCTATCAGGAACAGTGAAGCCTCAGGGACGAGGGCATTGTAGGGGTATAGCTGAGGACAAGGGTAAAGATCACGTCATTGCAACTGTGGAAGTAACCCTTGATGACTGTATGTTGTCAAATACCCATGTGGGGACAGATGGAAAGTTTGAAAAGCTGGCTTCACATGAACACAGTTCTGGAACTGACTCCTCTGAGTACCACACATCAGTTGGCCAAGAGTTAACCCTTCAGGATGATGAGGGCTTTTTCCCTATGTCTGCTCCCCAGCCACCTCCAGCTCTGAGCCACGGGCTGGACACCTCCATTGATGATGAGAGCTTTTTGCCTCCGTCCACCTCTCAACTGTGTCCAGTTGGGAGCAACAGATTGAAAAGCTCAACCAATCTTCTCCCAGAAGGCGAGTACTTCCTAACTGAACCTCTCTGTGCCCAACACAAAGAGAAGCAAGTCTTTAAAGATGGTAATGTTTCCATTAACACAGAATGGCTTTCTGAACTGGATTGTACGTGCACTTTACAGGAAAGACCCGAGTCCAGCCAATCACTGTCAAGCACCGTGCTTGATCTCGCCAAACACACAgaattttgtgattctgagttCTTAATAAATCCATCTAGACGCAAAGGCATTGACATAACCTCaccagatcacatctacctctttGAACACAGACATTCGACCACTCAAAACGAACTGGATAAAACCACTGCCGTTCCCTTGGAAGATACTTTCAGCCACACCATGGGGACTGTCGGTGATGAGTGTCCTCCCAGTGCCAACTGTGCCCAACATGAAGGAGGTGATTCAAAAGCTTCAATCTCCATTTCCAGCAGGGGAAGCAGCCTCTACTGTAGCTGTGAAAGTGGGTCTGAGTGTTTCCCCAGTGCATTTGGAACCTGTGAACGGACACGTAGCACAGAGCGAGTTCAGGCAGATACAGAATCTTGTTTGATGCGGGAAACTCAGGCAGGTCCAAACcaggaagagtctgtttcaggatGTACAGGTGACGTTACAGCAGTTGGCATCCAGATAGTACACTCCAGAGATTTACAGACTGTTCCTTTTAAAGACTCCCAGTTcattggaagaatgtgcaaggaCAGTCGTTTGCGAAGGAATGGCGAGTGTGACTCTTGGGTCCCTCCAAGTGTTGGAAGGCAGTGTAGTGACTGTGGTAAAGGTCATCTCGACAACGTCACCAACACAAGCAACAGAGACATCCTGCAGAGTTCCCAGGCAGAGCCTGTAAATACAAGCAGCAGCAATAATGAGGAACAGACAACTGTAGCCCAGAGCAGCCTGAAACAGTCAGTGAATCTCCATAATGAAAATAGACTGGATGTATCATTAGCCATGAGTGCAAACATCCAAAATCACAAGTGGAAGCAAATGGAGTTGCTTATGGCAGAGGTTCCTGCTGACCACAGGGGAGATGAGGAGTTTCCAGGTTTATTGACGCCATCCACCAAGAAATCCTCCTCTTCCATTGTCTCAGCTGATGAACCCAACCTGGGAACATCGCATAGTGGTTCTGCTTCCATTGACAGTAGCATGGGAAACAAAACTGAAACGAGTTTAACTGAAGGATATTCGTCAGTTGGGGATGAGAAAGAAGATGGTGACACAGCGTTGGAAAAATTACTGAAGGGCATCAAGTTTGGAAACGAGACTGGGCTGTCTCTGCAATTCGACGGCAACGGATTGTCACCTTTTGTGACTCCACGCACCAAGAGTCGATTGGCCAACTCCGCATCCAGGAGCTATAATTCCTCACTTTTTGAGCAAACCATCGTCACACCCAGGAGAATTCGCCGAGTTCGCAGGCAGCAAGCAGTATGTGCCAGAAGTCCATTGGACACACTCAGCCACGGCTCTGCTGTTTCCCAGGGCACAGAGGATGAAGATGGAACTTGCTCCTTTGCTCACACTTGGGATGGCGAAGAAGCAGACTTTGACACGGTTCCTTTCGTTCGATGTAACGATCATGAGAAAGGGACCGTCCAACCATTGGCCCCTTGGTGCTCAGAACCAGGAAATGCAGATTTTGACACTGTGCCATTCCCAAATCCTAACTGTGAGAAAGGAACCGACCGCATTCCATCCCCAATGGATGATGCAATCAGCAACAAACAGTCTACCCAGATAAAAAGAGTAATGAATGGCGGTAACAGAAACCAAGCAGCACCATGTCCCCTAAACCTTGAGTGTGGAGGGATCAGCCAAGATGGTTGTGTGTGTCCACCCAGTGGGCAACAAGTGGTCACTCAGCCCTACGGAAGAGCCGATGACGTCAGCCAAGGGAGGTCCAGTAACTCTCCTCAAGATAATGATTCGTCAAGTGAGCTGAGAATATTGAAACAGGAGCACAGAGTGAATGGTGCTGCAGAGTTGTCCCGTGCTTTCCCGCGCCCTTCCTCGCTGTGTCCGTTAGCTGATGACCCTGAGGATGAAGGCAGTGACTGTTCCTTAGATGGCAAGGTGTGTGAAAGCACAAGGCTGGAGGACATGGGTTTGCAGCAGGGAACCCTGGGCCAAAGGTGCAGCTTCTCCAAGTGGCCTGCCGCACAGCGTCTTTCAAAAATACCAAACCACGACGGGGAATGGCAAAGCCCCTCTGGCGACCTGGAGCTGCAGCTGTCTCCCGGTGGCCGTCCGGTTAACAGTTATGAGGGTGAAACGGTGgaatatctgtacactgacacCAAGGAGGGCCACACGTTCATAGAACGCCGTTACCCTTGCACAGACATGAGCGCTGAGAACCTGAGCACCTCAGGCTCTGAGGACACCGTCATCTACGACTGGAGGGCCTACAAGAGCGGTGCTACGCTGTGTCCTGAGGAGAAAGAAAACGAGCAGCCAACATTGTCTCCCAGCCTCCTACTCCTGTCCAACAGTCAGATCCGAAGGCTGCTCAAAGACTATGGGGAAGACCCTGGCCCTGTGACAGACTTCACCAGGAAGGTTTATCTGTATTCTCTGAACAAGATCAGAAAGGAGCCCTTGCCCAGGAAGCCAGAACAGTCTGCAA GTTACAGTCCAGAGCTATGTCAGAGTTTGGAAATGTTTATCTTCCCGGATTGCAGTCAGGATGAACTAGCTCTCGTGCAGCAATTTGAGCAGCCAGACCAGAACCGGAAATGGAGGGAGGGCCTCCTCAAATCCAGCTTCAATTACTTGCTCCTTGATCCCAG GGTCACGAAGAACCTGCCTGTTCGCTGTCACACTCTGAGCTCTTTGGAATGTTTCCGCACTTTTGTCAGCTCCATCTTCTATGTGGGAAAAGGAAAGCGCTCCAGACCATACTGTCACCTCTATGAAGCTcttacacattttaaaaacaacagtAATCAG GTGAGTGCAAAACTGAAGCAGATTCTGGATATCTGGGAGAATGGCCTCGGGGTGATTTCTTTGCATTGTTTCCAGAATGTTATTCCTGTTGAGGCGTACACCCGGGAGGCTTGCATGGTAGATGCAATGG